A single genomic interval of Streptomyces graminofaciens harbors:
- a CDS encoding O-acetyl-ADP-ribose deacetylase: MTTITLVQGDITQQSVDAIVNAANSSLLGGGGVDGAIHRRGGPAILEDCRRLRASRYGKGLPTGQAVATTAGALDARWVIHTVGPVHSQSLDRSALLASCYRESLRVADELGARTVAFPAISAGIYAWPLDDAARIAVETVRATETSVEEVRFVLFDERAYGAFAAQVR, from the coding sequence ATGACCACCATCACCCTCGTCCAGGGCGACATCACCCAGCAGTCCGTCGACGCCATCGTGAACGCCGCGAACTCCTCCCTCCTGGGCGGGGGAGGAGTGGACGGCGCCATCCACCGGCGCGGCGGCCCCGCCATCCTGGAGGACTGCCGCAGACTGCGCGCCTCCCGCTACGGCAAGGGCCTGCCCACCGGCCAGGCGGTGGCCACGACGGCGGGCGCACTGGACGCCCGCTGGGTCATCCACACCGTGGGCCCGGTCCACAGCCAGAGCCTGGACCGGTCCGCCCTGCTCGCCTCCTGCTACCGCGAATCCCTGCGCGTGGCCGACGAGCTGGGCGCCCGCACGGTCGCCTTCCCGGCCATCTCCGCTGGCATCTACGCCTGGCCGCTGGACGACGCCGCCCGGATCGCGGTGGAGACCGTACGGGCCACCGAGACCTCGGTCGAGGAGGTCAGGTTCGTCCTCTTCGACGAGCGGGCGTACGGGGCGTTCGCGGCCCAGGTCCGCTGA
- a CDS encoding ArsR/SmtB family transcription factor, with the protein MGHGAVTTAQDDTPRVRLDAANVAKVATTLQALSTPSRLLILARLREGPLPATELAAEVGMEQSACSHQLRLLRNLGLVVGERRGRSVVYALHDHHVAELLDQAVYHVEHLRLGISDVAEAD; encoded by the coding sequence ATGGGTCATGGAGCCGTCACCACCGCGCAGGACGACACCCCTCGCGTGCGCCTCGACGCGGCCAATGTCGCCAAGGTGGCCACCACGCTGCAGGCCCTCTCCACCCCCTCCCGCCTGCTGATCCTCGCCCGGCTACGGGAAGGCCCGCTGCCCGCGACGGAGTTGGCCGCCGAGGTCGGCATGGAGCAGTCGGCGTGTTCCCATCAGCTGCGGCTGCTGCGCAATCTGGGGCTGGTGGTGGGCGAGCGGCGCGGCCGTTCCGTGGTGTACGCGCTGCACGACCACCATGTCGCCGAGCTCCTCGACCAGGCCGTGTACCACGTGGAGCATCTGCGGCTGGGGATCAGCGACGTGGCCGAGGCCGACTGA